From Candidatus Electrothrix rattekaaiensis, one genomic window encodes:
- a CDS encoding sugar ABC transporter permease, which yields MNNKFRSDNKVGWLMVAPALTGLALFIGLPFLLALILSFTNLKLASPLPLTFVGLQHYARIIQDPVFLRALLNNLIFAVVVVPAQTSCALLLALLVNRKLPGMVVFRTLFFLPVIFPFALISVVWMLLYAPGPNGVINSVLELLTFGIWEPQDFLHNQFLALPAIMVVSIWQGAGFQMIVYLAGLQDISEELYEAARLDGANSWQQFWHVTFPCLRNTTLFVVSVTTILSFRLFDQVQIMTKGGPLNATATVVFEAVRAAFERQQIARGSAMTVVFFIIVLCLTFFQRRMVSEDRRVG from the coding sequence ATGAACAACAAGTTTCGCAGCGACAATAAGGTCGGCTGGCTCATGGTCGCCCCGGCACTGACCGGTCTGGCCCTTTTTATCGGCCTGCCCTTTCTCCTAGCCCTGATCCTCTCCTTTACCAACCTGAAACTGGCCTCGCCCCTGCCGCTCACCTTTGTCGGTTTGCAGCATTACGCCCGCATTATCCAAGACCCTGTTTTTCTCCGGGCCCTGCTCAACAACCTGATCTTTGCCGTGGTCGTGGTGCCAGCTCAGACCAGCTGCGCCCTGCTCCTTGCCCTGCTGGTGAACCGCAAGCTCCCAGGCATGGTGGTGTTCCGCACCCTGTTCTTTCTGCCGGTAATCTTCCCCTTTGCCCTGATCTCCGTGGTCTGGATGCTCCTCTATGCGCCCGGCCCGAACGGAGTGATCAACTCCGTGCTTGAGCTGCTGACCTTCGGGATCTGGGAGCCGCAGGATTTCCTTCATAACCAATTCCTTGCCCTGCCCGCGATTATGGTGGTCTCGATCTGGCAGGGAGCCGGGTTTCAGATGATTGTCTATCTTGCCGGACTCCAGGATATTTCAGAAGAACTCTACGAGGCCGCCCGCCTGGACGGGGCCAATTCTTGGCAGCAGTTCTGGCATGTCACCTTTCCCTGCCTGCGCAACACCACTCTGTTCGTGGTCTCGGTGACCACCATTCTCTCGTTCCGTCTCTTTGATCAGGTCCAGATCATGACCAAGGGCGGCCCGCTTAATGCCACCGCTACTGTGGTCTTCGAGGCCGTTCGTGCTGCTTTTGAACGGCAGCAGATTGCCCGTGGTTCGGCCATGACCGTGGTCTTTTTCATCATTGTCCTCTGCCTGACCTTCTTTCAGCGGCGGATGGTGAGCGAGGATCGGCGGGTTGGGTGA
- the arsB gene encoding ACR3 family arsenite efflux transporter: MKNKKHPVEDRQMSSVFERFLTLWVGICIIGGIFLGKMAPNFAKTLDNMSISVNGAPVVSIPIAICLFFMMYPIMVKIDFSEVIKASKNGKPVFLTLFLNWAIKPFTMYGIALLFLGVLFNQFIGPDATDLVKMPFGLDLPVGTMHGAGVVVLSEGVKMLEIPLWRSYLAGCILLGIAPCTAMVLVWGYLSRGNDGLTLVMVAINSLTMLILYGVLGGFLLGVGRLPVPWQALLLSISTYVALPLVTGYISRLWIISAKGKKWFEEKFLHVLTPLTIIALLTTLVLLFSFKGEVILSNPLTILWIAVPLFIQTIFIFALGYFAAKFMKLPYADAAPAAMIGASNHFEVAIATSTMLFGLSSGAALATVVGVLIEVPVMLMLVKFCLRTQNQFDS; this comes from the coding sequence ATGAAAAACAAAAAACATCCTGTCGAAGATAGGCAAATGAGTAGTGTTTTTGAGCGTTTTCTCACTTTATGGGTGGGAATATGCATAATCGGCGGCATCTTCTTAGGAAAAATGGCACCCAATTTTGCAAAAACTCTCGACAACATGTCTATCTCAGTTAACGGAGCACCAGTAGTTTCGATCCCCATTGCGATTTGCCTATTTTTCATGATGTACCCGATTATGGTCAAAATTGACTTTAGCGAGGTCATCAAAGCCAGTAAAAATGGCAAGCCCGTTTTTTTAACTCTTTTTTTAAATTGGGCCATCAAACCTTTTACAATGTATGGCATTGCTCTTTTATTTCTTGGTGTGCTGTTTAATCAATTCATTGGCCCGGATGCCACTGATTTAGTGAAAATGCCGTTCGGCCTAGACCTACCTGTGGGCACCATGCATGGAGCAGGGGTCGTAGTTTTATCCGAAGGCGTTAAAATGCTTGAGATACCTTTATGGCGTAGTTACTTGGCGGGATGTATTCTCCTGGGTATTGCCCCATGTACGGCTATGGTATTGGTCTGGGGTTATTTATCTCGTGGCAATGACGGTCTAACTTTGGTCATGGTAGCCATCAATTCTTTGACAATGCTTATACTCTACGGCGTTCTGGGTGGTTTTCTACTCGGTGTAGGCAGGCTTCCTGTTCCCTGGCAAGCACTCCTGCTTTCTATTTCAACCTATGTTGCGCTACCACTTGTAACCGGATATATATCAAGATTATGGATAATAAGTGCAAAAGGCAAAAAATGGTTTGAAGAGAAATTCCTTCATGTGCTTACTCCTCTGACCATTATTGCCCTCCTGACAACACTTGTTCTCTTGTTTAGCTTCAAGGGTGAGGTTATTTTGAGCAACCCGCTCACTATTCTTTGGATTGCTGTTCCCCTTTTTATCCAAACTATTTTTATTTTTGCACTTGGTTATTTTGCTGCTAAATTTATGAAGTTACCATATGCAGATGCTGCACCGGCTGCCATGATTGGAGCTTCTAATCATTTTGAAGTGGCAATTGCCACTTCGACCATGCTTTTTGGGCTTTCGTCTGGCGCAGCCTTGGCAACAGTTGTTGGAGTATTAATTGAAGTGCCAGTCATGTTGATGTTAGTGAAATTTTGTTTAAGAACCCAAAATCAATTTGATAGTTAG
- a CDS encoding carbohydrate ABC transporter permease codes for MRKLLLTLFIAAAALLYAAPILFMVFSSFKPDNEVLVGLTSGRFFAADLSWQNYADVFARVSFGRYLFNSLFITLSVVLLGLVVNSLAGYAFARLHWFGHKALFGLVLALMIIPFEAIAVPMFYQMSYLGWRDSYLVQILPFVANAFSIYLFYTFFIGLPKEFEEAARVDGAGTFRIFTSLILPNSKPAFASVTILTFLMQWGTFLWPLMVTSGERVRPLPVAVAQFQTLPPLQWGDIMAFGVMMVAPVMVIFLLFQRWFVAGIAATGTKG; via the coding sequence ATGCGAAAATTACTCCTCACCCTCTTTATCGCCGCAGCCGCGCTGCTCTATGCCGCGCCGATCCTGTTCATGGTCTTTTCCAGCTTTAAGCCGGACAACGAAGTGCTGGTCGGCCTGACCAGCGGACGCTTTTTTGCCGCCGACCTGAGCTGGCAGAACTACGCGGACGTGTTTGCGCGGGTCAGCTTTGGCCGCTACTTGTTCAACTCCCTGTTCATCACCCTGTCCGTGGTTCTGCTGGGCCTGGTCGTCAACTCGCTGGCCGGATACGCCTTTGCCCGCCTGCACTGGTTCGGCCATAAGGCCCTGTTCGGCCTGGTCCTGGCCCTGATGATCATCCCCTTTGAGGCCATTGCCGTGCCCATGTTTTACCAGATGAGCTACCTGGGCTGGCGGGACAGCTATCTGGTGCAGATTCTGCCCTTTGTTGCCAACGCCTTTTCCATCTACCTCTTTTACACCTTTTTTATCGGCCTGCCCAAGGAGTTTGAAGAGGCGGCACGAGTGGACGGTGCAGGCACCTTCCGCATTTTCACCTCCCTGATCCTGCCCAACAGCAAGCCCGCCTTTGCCAGCGTCACCATCCTCACCTTTCTCATGCAGTGGGGCACCTTTCTCTGGCCGCTCATGGTGACCAGCGGCGAGCGGGTTCGGCCCCTGCCCGTGGCCGTGGCTCAGTTTCAGACCCTACCGCCCCTGCAATGGGGCGATATCATGGCCTTTGGCGTGATGATGGTTGCGCCGGTCATGGTTATTTTTCTCCTCTTTCAACGCTGGTTTGTCGCAGGCATCGCGGCCACTGGCACCAAAGGATAA
- the nhaA gene encoding Na+/H+ antiporter NhaA, translating to MKKKTAKKTAGKATEFIVLFLQREAAGGILLMLAATLAVICANAPITDQVYKEFFHLHLFGWIPGIKAIGLDLSSHEIINDALMAVFFFLVGLELKREILEGELSDPRNIMLPVVGAIGGMVLPAIIYIILNIGDAQAMRGWAVPTATDIAFALGVLTLLGSRVPNSLKIFLTSLAIFDDLGAVLIIAFFYTSKIAFLPLAVVLGCVMILAAMNKVNVVKKTPYILVGIVMWYATLQSGVHATIAGVLLAMFIPLFKDNPNVSPLKKLERTLHPWIVYAILPIFAFANSGLHLQGIGMEQLLHPVPVGIAMGLFLGKQFGVFGLCFLAVKLKIAQLPGDINLKNLYGVSILCGIGFTMSLFVGGLAFHKDGMQVAFDERLGIILGSLISGAVGYAVLRLTIPSIPSQARNQ from the coding sequence ATGAAAAAAAAAACAGCTAAAAAAACAGCTGGAAAAGCAACTGAATTTATAGTGCTTTTTCTCCAGCGGGAGGCTGCGGGCGGCATCCTGCTGATGCTGGCTGCGACACTGGCGGTTATCTGCGCAAACGCACCGATTACTGATCAGGTGTACAAAGAGTTTTTTCATCTTCATCTTTTCGGCTGGATACCCGGCATCAAAGCGATCGGTCTTGATCTTTCATCTCATGAAATTATCAATGACGCGCTCATGGCCGTCTTCTTTTTCCTTGTCGGGCTTGAGTTGAAGCGTGAGATATTAGAAGGAGAACTTTCAGATCCCCGTAATATCATGCTCCCTGTGGTCGGAGCCATCGGCGGAATGGTACTGCCAGCGATTATTTATATTATCCTGAATATAGGGGATGCACAGGCAATGCGCGGCTGGGCTGTTCCCACGGCCACTGATATCGCCTTTGCCCTAGGGGTCTTAACCCTGCTCGGCTCAAGGGTTCCAAATTCATTAAAAATATTCCTGACCTCGTTGGCTATTTTTGACGACCTAGGTGCTGTGCTCATCATCGCCTTTTTCTATACGAGCAAGATAGCCTTTCTCCCGCTTGCTGTAGTCCTGGGCTGTGTAATGATACTCGCGGCAATGAACAAAGTGAACGTTGTTAAGAAAACCCCGTATATCTTGGTCGGGATTGTCATGTGGTATGCCACCTTACAATCCGGTGTCCATGCCACCATCGCCGGTGTGCTTCTCGCCATGTTTATCCCGCTGTTCAAGGATAACCCAAATGTTTCTCCGCTCAAAAAACTTGAGCGTACATTGCATCCGTGGATTGTCTACGCCATTCTACCCATCTTCGCCTTTGCCAACTCCGGCCTGCACCTGCAAGGTATCGGAATGGAACAGCTGCTGCATCCTGTCCCGGTAGGGATCGCCATGGGACTTTTTCTCGGTAAGCAGTTCGGCGTCTTCGGACTCTGCTTTCTGGCCGTGAAACTCAAAATTGCCCAACTTCCCGGCGATATCAACTTGAAAAACCTCTACGGAGTTTCCATACTCTGCGGTATCGGCTTCACAATGAGTCTTTTTGTCGGAGGTTTGGCCTTTCATAAAGACGGCATGCAGGTGGCCTTTGATGAACGGCTGGGCATTATCCTCGGCTCCCTGATTTCAGGGGCGGTCGGCTATGCGGTTCTCCGCCTGACCATTCCGAGCATTCCGAGCCAAGCCCGGAACCAATAA
- a CDS encoding DUF2207 domain-containing protein, which translates to MKCLRQLLAVSVRAIVLAVFLLNAQTASAKSPPFYWDFINVLIDVQGNGDMLVTETQKYVFTGPHTNERYRYIPLDKVDGIDQIEVYEGDEKLPFSTNIKNGQRWIKWRHELNPPESHTFVLKYRIKGGIQVHGEEDWVYVKAIFKDRSAPIQSGKVTVRLPDALAGQITSFKNFGVPAEARQIDERTVEFVAKGTMEPGTELEVRVAVPHEVLQLPEQPRKNSAYWKKKAAELKHYSSGKKSTWETDRSAWIVGIILAIIVFIIILIFGGKGGGGSGGSSGYTGSGYSGGGGFGGGSSGGGGCCGGGGG; encoded by the coding sequence ATGAAGTGCCTCAGGCAACTGCTCGCAGTGTCTGTCCGGGCAATCGTACTTGCAGTATTTTTACTGAATGCTCAAACAGCATCGGCGAAATCTCCGCCCTTTTACTGGGACTTCATCAATGTGCTAATTGATGTGCAGGGAAACGGCGACATGCTGGTCACCGAGACCCAGAAGTACGTTTTCACCGGGCCGCACACCAACGAACGATATCGCTACATCCCGCTGGATAAGGTGGACGGCATTGATCAGATTGAAGTTTACGAAGGGGACGAAAAACTTCCGTTCAGTACAAATATCAAAAACGGGCAGCGGTGGATCAAATGGCGGCATGAGCTGAACCCGCCGGAGAGCCATACCTTTGTGCTGAAATATCGCATTAAAGGTGGTATCCAAGTTCATGGCGAAGAAGATTGGGTGTACGTCAAAGCTATCTTTAAAGACCGATCCGCACCGATTCAGAGCGGCAAGGTGACGGTACGCCTGCCGGATGCCTTGGCAGGACAAATCACCAGCTTTAAAAATTTCGGGGTGCCTGCCGAGGCCCGACAAATTGATGAACGAACGGTTGAGTTTGTTGCAAAAGGCACAATGGAGCCAGGAACGGAGCTGGAGGTACGCGTTGCTGTTCCACATGAGGTGCTCCAACTTCCAGAACAACCACGAAAAAATTCTGCTTATTGGAAGAAAAAAGCTGCCGAATTGAAACATTATAGTAGCGGCAAGAAAAGCACTTGGGAAACCGACAGGTCCGCTTGGATTGTCGGGATCATACTTGCCATTATCGTTTTTATAATTATTCTTATTTTTGGTGGCAAAGGAGGTGGTGGCAGCGGAGGAAGTAGCGGTTACACCGGAAGCGGCTATTCTGGCGGAGGGGGCTTTGGGGGCGGCAGTTCCGGTGGAGGAGGATGCTGCGGCGGGGGAGGAGGTTGA
- a CDS encoding GGDEF domain-containing protein, with the protein MSPKHKATIESFRKQLRKTYIFISIQFSVTIFIGILALVSISCLAREHLNQVGPLVTTVNQLLKGVDDTMLLLDEWMLTGPEENKKKREEIWDAVIYPTVRQLHMQFEGSEEANISLLQSLQYLQTEQWITEDLAHTQGNDQALNLYLITIHDIEQKIFSVITQIMQLVSSEYKNDQNHQDILPLLTSSANTRGFFSISGTNLLQFFLTGSKDSEKDFRKNLATARNSLTNLKISRGLSEEETELINTLMKLFSRYNDHTDKAIQLRHSPRWNLAIYNYINTLEPLRKKVSNELNLMLKNGTEMLRKSSTRLMRFGYLVILLTTLVGAVTAFLIILRARRDIRLAGELEESIHQHTSKLEILSKTDQLTGLYNRRAMISLLNQELNNTLLNNQSLSFVYFDVDKFKHINDIQGHIVGDQILQKVADALRASIRKTDFPCRYGGDEFCIILPGCTCENARKICDQLITIFSKEAPGVSLSIGITEVEPSGHMETEQLIKLTDQKMYLGKKEDGFQVNC; encoded by the coding sequence ATGAGCCCAAAGCATAAAGCGACCATAGAGTCCTTCAGAAAACAGTTACGGAAAACGTACATATTTATCTCCATCCAGTTCTCTGTCACTATCTTTATCGGAATTCTGGCTCTTGTCAGCATAAGCTGCTTAGCCAGAGAGCATTTGAATCAGGTCGGCCCTCTTGTCACTACGGTCAATCAATTGCTCAAAGGAGTCGACGACACCATGCTTCTTCTTGATGAGTGGATGCTCACCGGACCGGAGGAAAATAAGAAGAAACGGGAAGAAATCTGGGATGCAGTTATCTACCCCACAGTCCGACAGCTGCATATGCAATTTGAAGGCTCTGAGGAGGCAAATATTTCCCTGCTCCAAAGCCTCCAATATCTCCAAACAGAGCAATGGATTACCGAGGATCTGGCGCATACCCAGGGAAATGATCAGGCTCTTAACCTCTACCTGATTACAATTCATGACATTGAACAAAAAATTTTTTCAGTCATCACCCAGATAATGCAGCTGGTCTCTTCCGAGTATAAAAACGATCAAAACCACCAAGACATCTTACCACTCCTCACCTCTTCAGCTAATACAAGAGGGTTTTTCTCTATTTCTGGCACAAATCTCCTGCAATTTTTCCTCACCGGATCGAAAGACAGCGAAAAAGATTTCAGAAAAAACCTTGCCACGGCAAGAAACAGCCTGACCAACCTCAAAATATCTCGCGGTCTTTCTGAAGAAGAGACAGAACTGATCAACACGCTGATGAAACTCTTTTCCCGATATAATGATCATACAGATAAGGCCATCCAACTGCGCCACTCCCCCAGATGGAACTTGGCAATATATAACTATATCAATACGCTTGAACCTCTCCGAAAGAAGGTAAGTAACGAACTGAACCTAATGTTGAAAAACGGAACAGAGATGCTTCGGAAGTCATCAACCCGGCTCATGCGCTTCGGCTATCTCGTCATCCTGCTGACCACACTTGTCGGGGCCGTGACCGCCTTCCTGATCATCCTGCGTGCCCGCAGAGATATCCGCCTTGCCGGAGAGCTTGAAGAAAGTATCCACCAGCATACCTCAAAACTGGAAATACTCTCCAAGACAGATCAACTCACCGGACTCTACAACCGTCGGGCGATGATATCCCTACTGAATCAGGAACTCAACAACACACTCCTGAACAACCAGTCCCTGTCCTTTGTCTATTTTGACGTTGACAAGTTCAAACATATCAATGATATCCAAGGACATATTGTCGGCGATCAAATCCTGCAGAAAGTAGCTGATGCCCTCCGGGCAAGTATTCGGAAGACAGATTTCCCCTGCCGATACGGAGGGGATGAATTCTGTATCATTCTGCCGGGATGTACCTGCGAAAACGCCAGAAAAATCTGCGACCAACTGATTACGATCTTCAGCAAGGAAGCACCCGGGGTATCTCTGAGTATCGGCATCACCGAGGTGGAGCCCTCGGGCCATATGGAGACAGAACAGCTTATTAAACTGACTGACCAAAAAATGTACTTAGGAAAAAAGGAAGATGGATTTCAGGTTAACTGCTGA
- a CDS encoding ABC transporter ATP-binding protein: protein MADVAIKELVKSYDKKYIILDHINLEIKDGELMVFVGPSGCGKSTLLRMIAGLESITDGEISISNRRVNNLPPQQRNIAMVFQNYALYPHMSVRDNMAFPLQMQKMPAQDITKQVETVAEQLDITPLLDKKPKQLSGGQRQRVAMGRALVREPQVFLMDEPLSNLDAKLRVQIRSEIATIQRQLGVTTVYVTHDQVEAMTLGQRVAVLKDGILQQVAPPDELYSRPANVFVAQFIGSPGMNIIPCRISGGELILPLEQEPVRWLLPEAMRVRLAELPQDEDLWLGLRPEAFSLNSEGKENSLSLPCQIVDAEFLGYETLIRFQLGSPFITGLDVVEQTFTARIFEQLNCAIGDKIDLSVDAGAACFFDQSGAAFQ, encoded by the coding sequence ATGGCAGATGTTGCAATCAAAGAACTGGTCAAATCCTACGATAAAAAGTATATTATTCTGGATCATATCAATCTGGAGATCAAAGACGGCGAGCTGATGGTCTTTGTCGGCCCGTCAGGCTGCGGCAAATCCACCCTGCTGCGCATGATTGCCGGACTGGAGTCCATCACCGACGGCGAGATATCCATCAGCAACAGGCGGGTGAACAATCTGCCGCCCCAGCAGCGCAATATCGCGATGGTCTTCCAGAATTACGCCCTGTATCCACACATGAGCGTGCGGGATAATATGGCCTTCCCTTTGCAGATGCAGAAGATGCCTGCTCAGGACATCACGAAGCAGGTGGAAACCGTGGCCGAGCAGCTGGACATCACCCCTCTACTGGACAAGAAGCCCAAGCAGCTCTCCGGCGGACAGCGACAGCGGGTGGCTATGGGGCGGGCCTTGGTGCGGGAGCCGCAGGTCTTTCTTATGGATGAACCGCTCTCCAACTTGGATGCCAAACTGCGGGTGCAGATCCGTTCGGAGATCGCCACGATTCAGCGGCAGCTCGGCGTGACCACGGTCTATGTTACCCATGATCAGGTGGAGGCTATGACCCTGGGCCAGCGGGTTGCCGTGCTCAAGGACGGCATCCTCCAGCAGGTTGCCCCGCCGGATGAGCTGTACTCGCGCCCGGCCAACGTCTTTGTGGCCCAGTTTATCGGCAGTCCAGGCATGAATATCATCCCCTGCCGGATATCAGGAGGTGAACTGATTCTGCCGCTGGAACAAGAACCGGTGCGCTGGCTCTTGCCGGAAGCGATGCGGGTGCGGCTGGCAGAACTGCCACAGGATGAGGATCTTTGGCTCGGTCTCCGACCGGAAGCATTCAGTTTAAATTCGGAGGGAAAGGAAAACAGCCTGTCCCTACCCTGTCAGATCGTAGATGCGGAGTTCCTCGGCTATGAAACCCTGATCCGTTTTCAGCTAGGCAGCCCATTCATAACCGGACTGGATGTTGTTGAGCAAACTTTTACCGCCCGGATTTTTGAACAACTGAACTGCGCGATCGGAGACAAGATCGATTTGAGTGTGGACGCAGGAGCAGCCTGTTTTTTTGATCAGAGCGGGGCGGCTTTTCAGTAG
- a CDS encoding SH3 domain-containing protein, with protein MKYSKKQRFRALKKASFLLLLSFVVLSSIGIESAAARMVAVKSDNVNMRSGPGLKKKVIWKLSAGFPLKVLKRSGNWLKVKDFENTVGWVHKNVVNRSGHMIVKAQKNSKGKINIRSRPGTKSKIIAKAYYGVVFRTVEQRKGWAKVRRGKVTGWIKRSLLWGF; from the coding sequence ATGAAGTATAGTAAAAAACAACGCTTTCGTGCGCTCAAAAAAGCATCCTTTCTCCTTCTCCTGAGTTTTGTTGTCCTGAGCAGTATAGGGATAGAATCGGCTGCTGCAAGAATGGTTGCCGTGAAGAGCGATAATGTCAATATGCGCTCCGGGCCGGGCCTGAAGAAAAAAGTTATCTGGAAACTCAGTGCTGGCTTTCCGCTCAAGGTCTTGAAAAGATCAGGGAACTGGCTCAAGGTGAAGGATTTTGAGAACACGGTCGGATGGGTGCATAAGAATGTGGTCAACCGTTCAGGGCACATGATCGTAAAAGCGCAAAAGAACAGTAAGGGAAAAATCAACATACGCAGCAGACCCGGCACAAAGTCGAAAATTATCGCCAAAGCCTATTACGGTGTTGTGTTCAGGACCGTTGAGCAACGCAAAGGTTGGGCTAAAGTTCGGCGCGGCAAGGTGACCGGCTGGATCAAACGTTCATTGCTGTGGGGATTTTGA
- a CDS encoding DUF2207 domain-containing protein produces MKCLRQLLAVSVRAIVLALFLLNAQTASAKSPPFYWEFINVLIDVQQNGDMLITETQKYVFTGLIGNERSRIIPLDKVDRIDQIEVFEGEERIPISTDIINNQQRITWQHAMNPPESRTFVLKYRVVGGIRVYKGVIQAYKGKDLIYFRAISGNRAAPVQSGKVTIRLPDFLAEEIGDSKSFGVPTDTKQLDGRTMEFLSKGPLSPDQELGVQVSFSQVYWDAINVSIDEQAMLIDVQKNGDMLVNESRKYVFRGIYSNERYRYISLETADRVDQVEVYEGDRKLPVKADVRDNQLAISWLHELDFPETHTFNLKYRIMGSLLFQEKEDVLLVTPISGKHPIPVQKSKVTIRLPDSFIGKIHTVKSSGMESWKSDERTVELVSQGAVKPRQAVNIQISLPHGALEVSMPEWQRKRAEYWKRKRGK; encoded by the coding sequence ATGAAGTGCCTCAGGCAACTGCTCGCAGTGTCTGTCCGGGCAATCGTACTTGCATTATTTTTACTGAATGCTCAAACCGCATCGGCTAAATCCCCGCCCTTTTACTGGGAGTTCATCAATGTGCTGATTGATGTCCAGCAAAACGGAGACATGCTGATCACCGAGACCCAGAAATACGTTTTCACCGGACTGATCGGTAATGAACGATCTCGTATCATCCCGCTAGACAAAGTGGACCGTATTGATCAGATTGAAGTTTTTGAAGGGGAAGAGAGAATTCCGATCAGCACGGATATCATAAATAATCAGCAGAGGATTACATGGCAACACGCGATGAATCCACCGGAGAGTCGTACTTTTGTCCTTAAGTATCGGGTCGTGGGTGGTATACGGGTGTATAAAGGGGTTATACAGGCGTATAAAGGAAAGGATCTGATATATTTTAGAGCTATTTCGGGAAATCGGGCAGCACCCGTTCAGAGTGGCAAAGTGACAATACGTCTGCCGGATTTCTTAGCGGAAGAAATCGGAGATTCTAAATCGTTTGGTGTACCAACTGATACTAAACAGCTTGATGGGCGAACTATGGAGTTTCTTTCAAAAGGCCCATTATCCCCGGACCAGGAGTTAGGGGTGCAGGTCTCCTTTTCACAGGTCTATTGGGATGCTATCAATGTGTCTATTGACGAGCAGGCGATGCTTATTGATGTACAAAAAAACGGTGATATGTTGGTGAATGAATCCAGAAAATACGTTTTCAGGGGAATATACAGCAATGAGCGCTATCGTTATATTTCACTGGAAACAGCGGACCGCGTTGATCAGGTTGAAGTTTATGAAGGTGACAGGAAACTTCCTGTAAAGGCAGACGTCAGGGATAATCAGCTTGCAATCAGCTGGTTACATGAATTAGATTTTCCTGAGACTCACACTTTCAATCTTAAATATCGCATTATGGGGAGTTTACTTTTTCAGGAAAAGGAAGATGTGCTTTTGGTGACTCCTATTTCGGGAAAGCATCCTATTCCCGTTCAGAAAAGCAAAGTAACAATTCGTTTGCCGGATTCGTTTATTGGAAAGATTCATACCGTTAAGAGTTCTGGGATGGAATCCTGGAAGAGTGATGAGCGTACGGTGGAGTTAGTCTCACAGGGAGCAGTGAAACCAAGACAGGCGGTCAATATTCAAATATCTCTTCCGCATGGTGCGCTTGAGGTGTCTATGCCCGAATGGCAGAGGAAGAGAGCGGAGTATTGGAAAAGGAAAAGAGGGAAATAG